A portion of the Punica granatum isolate Tunisia-2019 chromosome 7, ASM765513v2, whole genome shotgun sequence genome contains these proteins:
- the LOC116214628 gene encoding pentatricopeptide repeat-containing protein At1g07740, mitochondrial isoform X2: MGFKHYYPSYSALIYKLARSREFKEIEEILSYIRAKDLYCKESVFIGLIQHYGKAQLVEKATELFHKMGSFNCVRTLQSLNAILNVLVDNDRLLDAVALLGSSKKMGFRLNSVSYNIIIKGWLRKGEWEAACEVLDQMLERKIYPSVVTYNSLLGFLCRNRRVDEATSLFEDMKVKGTRLNAVTYALLMEGLCLIGKYKEAKNLMFDMEYRGCKPNLANFGVLMSDLGKRGEIEEAKNLLKEMKRRRFKPDVVTYNILINYMCKEGRVSEAYKVFVEMQVAGREPNAATYRMMVDGFCKVDDFEEGLKVLSSMVRSRHSPRSETFGCLVLGLIRMGNVDGACFVIEEMVKRKVKVDLEAWEALVRFACGADRCAADLLIEVSTSFEG, translated from the coding sequence ATGGGCTTTAAGCACTACTACCCTTCATACTCCGCCCTCATATACAAGCTAGCTCGGTCTCGAGAGTTCAAAGAAATCGAGGAGATCCTCTCATATATCAGAGCTAAGGATTTGTATTGTAAAGAAAGCGTCTTTATCGGCTTAATTCAGCATTACGGGAAAGCTCAGTTGGTGGAGAAAGCTACTGAGCTTTTCCACAAAATGGGTTCGTTCAACTGTGTCCGTACGTTGCAATCCCTCAACGCAATTCTCAATGTTCTTGTTGATAACGATAGGTTGCTTGACGCAGTTGCATTGTTGGGTTCTTCCAAGAAAATGGGTTTTCGCTTGAACTCAGTGTCCTATAACATTATCATAAAGGGTTGGCTCAGGAAAGGTGAGTGGGAGGCCGCGTGCGAGGTGCTCGATCAAATGCTTGAGAGGAAGATATATCCTAGTGTTGTAACTTACAATAGCCTTCTTGGGTTCTTGTGTCGGAATCGCCGTGTTGATGAAGCAACGAGCTTGTTCGAGGACATGAAGGTGAAAGGGACTCGCCTCAATGCAGTAACTTATGCGCTTTTAATGGAAGGCTTGTGCTTGATTGGTAAATATAAGGAGGCGAAGAATCTCATGTTTGATATGGAGTATAGAGGTTGTAAGCCCAATCTTGCAAATTTCGGCGTTCTGATGAGCGACCTTGGAAAGAGAGGGGAGATCGAGGAGGCCAAGAACTTGCTCAAGGAGATGAAAAGGAGGCGATTTAAGCCTGATGTTGTGACCTATAACATACTGATAAATTATATGTGTAAGGAAGGTAGAGTTAGTGAGGCATATAAAGTATTTGTTGAGATGCAGGTCGCGGGTCGCGAGCCGAATGCAGCAACTTATCGCATGATGGTTGATGGATTTTGCAAGGTTGATGATTTCGAGGAAGGACTGAAGGTTCTAAGCTCAATGGTTAGAAGTCGGCACAGTCCTCGTTCTGAAACATTTGGCTGTTTGGTTCTTGGGCTGATAAGGATGGGCAATGTTGATGGCGCGTGCTTTGTTATCGAAGAAATGGTGAAAAGAAAGGTAAAAGTTGATTTGGAAGCATGGGAAGCTCTTGTTAGGTTTGCTTGTGGAGCAGATAGATGTGCAGCGGATCTTTTAATTGAAGTCTCTACTTCATTTGAGGGATGA
- the LOC116214628 gene encoding pentatricopeptide repeat-containing protein At1g07740, mitochondrial isoform X1 — MNGWSRTYRECCRRTLIKGGTTYCATRTQQYHQQLHHRRQNLREPIPFITSLKQVRDPEEALALFHEYRKMGFKHYYPSYSALIYKLARSREFKEIEEILSYIRAKDLYCKESVFIGLIQHYGKAQLVEKATELFHKMGSFNCVRTLQSLNAILNVLVDNDRLLDAVALLGSSKKMGFRLNSVSYNIIIKGWLRKGEWEAACEVLDQMLERKIYPSVVTYNSLLGFLCRNRRVDEATSLFEDMKVKGTRLNAVTYALLMEGLCLIGKYKEAKNLMFDMEYRGCKPNLANFGVLMSDLGKRGEIEEAKNLLKEMKRRRFKPDVVTYNILINYMCKEGRVSEAYKVFVEMQVAGREPNAATYRMMVDGFCKVDDFEEGLKVLSSMVRSRHSPRSETFGCLVLGLIRMGNVDGACFVIEEMVKRKVKVDLEAWEALVRFACGADRCAADLLIEVSTSFEG, encoded by the exons ATGAATGGATGGAGCAGAACTTATCG GGAGTGTTGTCGAAGAACATTAATTAAGGGAGGAACAACTTACTG TGCAACCAGAACCCAACAGTACCACCAGCAACTTCACCATAGACGTCAAAATCTTCGAGAGCCGATACCATTCATCACCAGCTTGAAGCAAGTACGAGACCCAGAGGAAGCGCTGGCCCTCTTTCATGAGTACCGCAAGATGGGCTTTAAGCACTACTACCCTTCATACTCCGCCCTCATATACAAGCTAGCTCGGTCTCGAGAGTTCAAAGAAATCGAGGAGATCCTCTCATATATCAGAGCTAAGGATTTGTATTGTAAAGAAAGCGTCTTTATCGGCTTAATTCAGCATTACGGGAAAGCTCAGTTGGTGGAGAAAGCTACTGAGCTTTTCCACAAAATGGGTTCGTTCAACTGTGTCCGTACGTTGCAATCCCTCAACGCAATTCTCAATGTTCTTGTTGATAACGATAGGTTGCTTGACGCAGTTGCATTGTTGGGTTCTTCCAAGAAAATGGGTTTTCGCTTGAACTCAGTGTCCTATAACATTATCATAAAGGGTTGGCTCAGGAAAGGTGAGTGGGAGGCCGCGTGCGAGGTGCTCGATCAAATGCTTGAGAGGAAGATATATCCTAGTGTTGTAACTTACAATAGCCTTCTTGGGTTCTTGTGTCGGAATCGCCGTGTTGATGAAGCAACGAGCTTGTTCGAGGACATGAAGGTGAAAGGGACTCGCCTCAATGCAGTAACTTATGCGCTTTTAATGGAAGGCTTGTGCTTGATTGGTAAATATAAGGAGGCGAAGAATCTCATGTTTGATATGGAGTATAGAGGTTGTAAGCCCAATCTTGCAAATTTCGGCGTTCTGATGAGCGACCTTGGAAAGAGAGGGGAGATCGAGGAGGCCAAGAACTTGCTCAAGGAGATGAAAAGGAGGCGATTTAAGCCTGATGTTGTGACCTATAACATACTGATAAATTATATGTGTAAGGAAGGTAGAGTTAGTGAGGCATATAAAGTATTTGTTGAGATGCAGGTCGCGGGTCGCGAGCCGAATGCAGCAACTTATCGCATGATGGTTGATGGATTTTGCAAGGTTGATGATTTCGAGGAAGGACTGAAGGTTCTAAGCTCAATGGTTAGAAGTCGGCACAGTCCTCGTTCTGAAACATTTGGCTGTTTGGTTCTTGGGCTGATAAGGATGGGCAATGTTGATGGCGCGTGCTTTGTTATCGAAGAAATGGTGAAAAGAAAGGTAAAAGTTGATTTGGAAGCATGGGAAGCTCTTGTTAGGTTTGCTTGTGGAGCAGATAGATGTGCAGCGGATCTTTTAATTGAAGTCTCTACTTCATTTGAGGGATGA